Proteins encoded together in one Vibrio lentus window:
- a CDS encoding S1 family peptidase, which yields MNVNYTVSPVRKAVLVLLAPLIYTSSVLATENTAESAPDVGVTPYIVNGSNASVTEFPSMASLFIDRIDYDGVYSTGPYCGATILNPTHILTAAHCIYGNEEGQLFTTVVPQIEDTSQFPNGNIQKARVSEVYYRSDYSNALSDLLRNDVAILKLESALNIDSINDVVKRPSNANYRIGVNDFVAVGHGDTKSDFDATTILQKAPLNYVENNTCASAFTDGSALTDNQICFIGDYSVFTRLYGGTCQGDSGGPVYWKDGGEYRQVGITSFGPETCGGGSITSGVTVTSVFTEILDYEAWIDSVIAGTETAQFVSTDAKRTAYVNARTSSGSGSSGGSVSFGLLGMLMLFAGLRKAVLR from the coding sequence ATGAATGTGAACTATACAGTGAGTCCGGTTCGTAAAGCCGTTTTAGTGCTATTAGCACCGTTGATTTATACATCTAGTGTATTGGCGACGGAAAACACGGCCGAGAGTGCTCCTGATGTGGGTGTCACACCTTATATCGTGAATGGTAGTAACGCTTCTGTGACTGAATTTCCTTCAATGGCGAGCTTGTTCATTGATCGTATTGATTATGATGGTGTTTACTCTACAGGCCCTTACTGTGGCGCGACCATTTTAAACCCGACTCATATTCTGACGGCAGCACACTGTATTTACGGCAATGAAGAAGGGCAGCTATTTACTACTGTAGTCCCTCAAATTGAAGATACGTCTCAATTCCCTAACGGTAACATTCAAAAAGCGCGAGTTTCAGAAGTTTATTATCGCAGTGACTATTCAAATGCGTTGAGTGATCTACTCCGTAACGATGTTGCCATTCTTAAACTAGAAAGCGCACTGAATATCGATTCAATTAATGATGTTGTTAAGCGTCCGTCAAATGCTAACTATCGAATTGGTGTAAATGATTTTGTTGCCGTTGGTCATGGCGATACAAAATCTGATTTTGATGCCACAACGATATTACAGAAAGCACCACTAAACTACGTGGAAAATAACACGTGTGCTTCAGCCTTTACTGATGGTTCTGCGTTAACTGATAATCAAATCTGTTTTATTGGTGACTACAGTGTATTCACTAGGTTATATGGTGGTACATGCCAGGGTGACTCAGGTGGCCCTGTGTATTGGAAGGATGGTGGTGAGTACCGACAAGTTGGTATTACCAGTTTTGGACCTGAAACTTGTGGTGGCGGTAGTATAACTTCGGGCGTGACTGTGACATCAGTATTCACTGAAATATTAGACTATGAAGCTTGGATAGACAGTGTTATTGCTGGTACTGAAACCGCCCAGTTTGTTTCTACTGATGCTAAGCGAACAGCTTATGTGAATGCACGTACATCATCTGGCTCTGGTAGCAGTGGTGGTAGTGTTTCATTTGGTTTATTAGGTATGCTGATGTTGTTCGCGGGTCTTAGAAAAGCCGTGTTACGTTAG
- a CDS encoding helix-turn-helix domain-containing protein produces the protein MSEDIYDEYPSLTLAKETLDQNIEPLRLGQRIKDIRGKLGITLEEASQRTGLARSTLSKIENEQISPTFQAMQKLAMGLQIDMPQLFEPPRKKVATGRRDLTKAGQGKPHPTPTYEHELLATELSNKKMMPFKSRVRARTFEEYNDWVRHDGEEFLMIISGDVMFYSEFYEPVPMSEGDSMYYDANMGHMLISTSADDALILWVTAK, from the coding sequence ATGTCAGAAGACATTTATGATGAGTACCCATCTTTAACGTTGGCGAAGGAAACGTTAGACCAGAATATTGAACCACTTAGGCTTGGCCAGCGCATTAAAGATATCCGCGGCAAACTTGGGATTACGCTAGAAGAAGCAAGTCAAAGAACAGGTTTAGCGCGTTCTACGCTCAGCAAAATTGAGAACGAACAAATCTCGCCAACCTTTCAGGCTATGCAAAAACTGGCGATGGGCTTGCAAATTGACATGCCTCAACTCTTTGAACCACCAAGGAAAAAAGTTGCAACGGGACGTCGTGACTTAACCAAAGCGGGGCAAGGGAAGCCACACCCAACACCGACTTACGAACATGAGTTGCTTGCCACAGAGCTTTCTAATAAGAAGATGATGCCGTTTAAGAGCCGCGTGCGAGCACGTACTTTTGAAGAGTATAATGATTGGGTTCGCCACGACGGGGAAGAGTTCTTAATGATCATATCTGGCGATGTGATGTTCTACTCAGAATTTTACGAACCCGTACCGATGAGTGAAGGTGATAGCATGTATTACGATGCCAATATGGGCCATATGCTTATCTCGACCAGTGCAGACGACGCGCTCATTTTGTGGGTGACTGCAAAATAA
- a CDS encoding beta-phosphoglucomutase family hydrolase: MTIDLTTYEGLIFDMDGTLIDTMPAHVKAWQQTAEEFGFHFEASWLHSLGGMPSYKIAGEVNSKYGLSLDPQAVSTFKMASFAAIEDKGDIIPCTYSLLIEHLGNKKIAVGTGSQRKSAEQLLDKTDILNKLDILVTATDVKNHKPNPDTFLDACFGMGLQPKQCVVFEDTNLGKQAAHAANMDCILVVEGNKLEFYPAPS; encoded by the coding sequence ATGACAATAGATTTAACGACGTATGAAGGATTAATCTTTGATATGGACGGTACGTTGATCGATACAATGCCAGCACATGTAAAAGCATGGCAGCAAACGGCTGAAGAGTTCGGTTTTCATTTCGAGGCATCTTGGCTGCACAGCTTAGGTGGTATGCCGAGTTATAAGATAGCGGGTGAAGTGAACAGTAAATACGGTTTGTCACTCGACCCGCAAGCGGTATCAACCTTTAAGATGGCGTCGTTTGCGGCGATTGAAGACAAAGGCGATATTATCCCTTGTACGTATTCTCTTCTAATCGAACATCTAGGTAATAAGAAAATAGCGGTAGGAACAGGCAGTCAGCGTAAAAGCGCAGAACAGCTATTAGATAAAACGGATATCTTGAACAAGCTGGATATCTTAGTGACAGCAACAGATGTGAAGAATCATAAGCCAAATCCTGATACCTTTCTGGACGCGTGCTTTGGCATGGGGTTACAACCTAAGCAATGTGTTGTGTTTGAAGATACCAATCTTGGTAAGCAGGCAGCTCATGCGGCGAACATGGACTGTATTCTGGTGGTCGAAGGGAATAAGTTAGAGTTCT
- the gcvP gene encoding aminomethyl-transferring glycine dehydrogenase: protein MTELLQSQLLKDLGTQNEFVARHNGPNKADQQKMLEAINATSLDALIDETVPAQIRLEKPMTLAAPLSEMDMLTSLKEIANLNQVKRTFIGQGYYNTFTPNVILRNVLENPGWYTAYTPYQPEISQGRLEALLNYQQMVMDLTGMEIANASLLDEATAAGEAMTLCKRAGKSKSKVFFVADDVHPQTLEVVKTRAEYIGFEVMVGALETLPEQDVFGALLQYPSTTGEVRDLTDIIAKAQANKTLVTVATDLLASALLKPAGEMGADVVIGSAQRFGVPMGYGGPHAAFMGTREKHKRTMPGRVIGVSIDTHGNQALRMAMQTREQHIRREKATSNICTAQALLANMASFYAVYHGAEGLRTIARRTHHMTAILAAGLTKSGYELTNNSFFDTITINSEEKTDALYAKAQAADINLRLLKGKIGISLDETTTIDDVNSLFAIFDVKEDVQALSSDIASNEFAAIPENCRRESEFLTHPVFNTHHSETQMMRYLKQLENKDFSLTHGMIPLGSCTMKLNAAAEMIPVTWPEFGSIHPFAPLDQAAGYTALAKDLKEKLCEITGYDDFSLQPNSGASGEYAGLIAIQRYHASRGEGHRNVCLIPSSAHGTNPATASMVSMKVVVVKCDEDGNIDMTDLAAKIEKHKENLSSIMITYPSTHGVYEEQVKEVCEQVHAAGGQVYLDGANMNAQVGLTSPGFIGSDVSHLNLHKTFCIPHGGGGPGMGPIGVKSHLAPFLPGHIENGVQGSDYAVSAADLGSASILPISWAYIAMMGEPGLTDATKVAILNANYVMEKLRPHYPVLYRGTNGRVAHECIIDIRPLKEDTGISEEDIAKRLMDFGFHAPTMSFPVAGTLMVEPTESEDLEELDRFCEAMIAIRHEMAAVKAGEWPLDNNPLVNAPHTQVDLSGAEWNRPYSRELACFPSKATKNSKYWPTVNRVDNVYGDRNLICSCPSIDSYED from the coding sequence ATGACTGAATTACTTCAAAGCCAATTACTAAAAGACTTGGGTACTCAAAACGAGTTTGTTGCTCGTCATAACGGCCCAAATAAAGCAGACCAGCAGAAAATGCTTGAAGCGATCAACGCGACTAGCCTAGACGCACTGATCGACGAAACAGTTCCTGCACAAATCCGTCTTGAAAAACCAATGACACTTGCTGCGCCACTGAGCGAAATGGACATGCTGACCTCTCTTAAAGAGATCGCTAACCTAAACCAAGTGAAACGTACTTTCATTGGCCAAGGCTACTACAACACATTCACTCCAAACGTTATTCTACGTAACGTTTTAGAGAACCCAGGCTGGTACACAGCTTACACACCATACCAACCAGAGATTTCTCAAGGTCGCCTTGAAGCTCTACTCAATTACCAACAAATGGTAATGGACCTAACCGGTATGGAAATCGCGAACGCATCCCTTCTTGATGAAGCTACAGCGGCTGGCGAAGCGATGACACTGTGTAAGCGTGCTGGTAAAAGCAAGAGCAAAGTATTCTTCGTTGCTGACGATGTTCACCCTCAAACACTAGAAGTTGTTAAAACTCGTGCTGAGTACATCGGTTTTGAAGTAATGGTTGGTGCTCTTGAAACACTTCCAGAGCAAGACGTATTTGGTGCGCTTCTTCAATATCCTAGTACAACGGGTGAAGTTCGTGACCTAACTGACATCATTGCTAAAGCTCAAGCTAACAAAACACTGGTTACAGTTGCTACTGACCTACTTGCCTCTGCTTTACTTAAGCCTGCGGGCGAAATGGGCGCGGACGTAGTCATCGGTTCAGCGCAACGTTTCGGCGTTCCTATGGGTTACGGCGGTCCACACGCTGCATTCATGGGTACTCGTGAAAAGCATAAGCGTACAATGCCAGGTCGTGTAATCGGTGTATCTATCGATACTCACGGTAACCAAGCGCTACGTATGGCAATGCAAACTCGTGAGCAACACATCCGCCGCGAGAAAGCGACATCGAACATCTGTACAGCTCAAGCACTTCTAGCAAACATGGCGTCTTTCTACGCGGTTTACCACGGTGCAGAAGGTCTACGTACTATTGCTCGTCGTACACACCACATGACAGCTATCCTAGCGGCTGGCCTGACTAAATCGGGTTACGAGCTAACGAACAATAGCTTCTTTGATACCATCACGATTAACTCTGAAGAGAAGACAGATGCACTGTACGCGAAAGCGCAAGCAGCAGACATCAACCTTCGCCTTCTTAAGGGTAAGATCGGTATCAGCTTAGATGAAACAACAACGATCGACGACGTGAACTCACTGTTTGCAATCTTCGACGTGAAAGAAGACGTTCAAGCACTATCTTCTGACATTGCTTCAAACGAGTTTGCAGCAATTCCAGAAAACTGCCGTCGTGAATCAGAGTTCCTAACTCACCCAGTATTCAATACGCACCACAGCGAAACGCAAATGATGCGTTACCTAAAACAGCTTGAGAACAAAGACTTCTCACTAACGCACGGCATGATCCCACTGGGCAGCTGTACGATGAAGCTGAACGCTGCTGCTGAGATGATTCCAGTAACATGGCCTGAGTTTGGTTCAATTCACCCATTCGCACCTCTTGATCAAGCAGCAGGTTACACAGCGCTAGCAAAAGATCTTAAAGAGAAGCTTTGTGAAATCACTGGTTACGACGATTTCTCACTACAGCCCAACTCTGGTGCATCTGGTGAGTACGCAGGTCTAATCGCGATTCAACGTTACCACGCAAGCCGCGGTGAAGGTCACCGTAACGTTTGTCTGATTCCAAGCTCTGCGCACGGTACTAACCCTGCAACAGCATCAATGGTTTCAATGAAGGTAGTGGTTGTTAAGTGTGATGAAGATGGCAACATCGACATGACAGACCTAGCAGCGAAAATCGAGAAGCACAAAGAAAACCTATCAAGCATCATGATCACTTACCCTTCTACGCACGGCGTATACGAAGAGCAAGTGAAAGAAGTGTGTGAACAAGTACACGCAGCGGGCGGTCAGGTTTACCTAGACGGCGCGAACATGAACGCTCAAGTAGGTCTAACTTCACCTGGCTTCATCGGTTCAGACGTATCTCACTTGAACCTACACAAAACATTCTGTATCCCACACGGTGGTGGCGGTCCGGGTATGGGTCCTATCGGCGTTAAATCGCACCTAGCACCTTTCCTACCAGGTCACATCGAAAACGGTGTACAAGGTTCTGACTACGCGGTATCAGCGGCAGATTTAGGTAGTGCTTCAATCTTACCTATCTCTTGGGCTTACATCGCAATGATGGGCGAACCTGGCCTAACAGACGCAACGAAAGTAGCGATTCTGAACGCGAACTACGTGATGGAAAAACTACGTCCTCACTACCCTGTTCTTTACCGTGGCACTAACGGCCGCGTAGCGCACGAATGTATTATCGATATTCGTCCACTTAAAGAAGACACAGGCATCAGCGAAGAAGATATTGCTAAGCGTCTAATGGACTTCGGTTTCCACGCGCCTACGATGTCTTTCCCAGTAGCTGGCACACTAATGGTAGAGCCAACTGAATCAGAAGATTTAGAAGAGCTAGACCGTTTCTGTGAAGCGATGATCGCAATCCGTCACGAAATGGCAGCAGTGAAAGCCGGTGAATGGCCACTAGACAACAACCCTCTAGTGAACGCACCACACACACAAGTTGACCTTTCAGGCGCAGAATGGAATCGTCCTTACTCTCGCGAACTGGCTTGCTTCCCATCGAAAGCAACCAAGAACTCGAAGTACTGGCCTACTGTTAACCGTGTAGACAACGTATACGGCGACCGTAACCTAATCTGTTCTTGCCCAAGCATCGATAGCTACGAAGATTAA
- a CDS encoding MATE family efflux transporter: MLTKFRPFTRESGALMHLSIPIILTQIATQAMGFVDTTMAGQVSPADLAAIALGTSLWIPVLLLLRGVIMALTPVVAYHRGARDFQSISVEFFQMVWLALIASVLLIAYLVSAKPILEWIGVAAEIIPIGSDYAFALAFGVPGIALFYTLNGFCEGMNNTKVPMIISVIGLLINIPVNYVLIYGKFGFPEMGAVGCGWATSLVYWLMSGMLYSYIKGHHHYKTIINFSDAKPKAKEMLHLLRLGLPIGMNIAVCGSIFAVIALMIGRIGAENVAAAQIALNISSLTYVIPMSISFGITIRVGHALGEKDELGAIERSKVGILVAALISLLSVAMFLLFPEWIIRLYTTDPAISATAAVLLTFTAMYQFSDALQTSANGALRGYKDTKIPMILAIASYWGLALPLGMVLGLTDHIVPAMGEEGFWIGILTGLSVSATLMLIRLRYVIKKRDLPPVSAPLAN, translated from the coding sequence ATGCTAACGAAATTTCGTCCTTTTACTCGTGAATCGGGTGCGCTTATGCATCTTTCGATTCCAATCATTTTGACTCAAATAGCTACCCAAGCGATGGGATTTGTCGATACGACAATGGCTGGCCAAGTAAGCCCAGCCGACCTCGCCGCTATCGCACTTGGCACCAGCCTTTGGATTCCTGTGTTGCTGTTGCTACGTGGTGTGATTATGGCGTTAACGCCTGTTGTCGCTTACCACCGTGGCGCTCGCGACTTTCAGAGTATTTCTGTTGAATTCTTCCAGATGGTTTGGTTGGCATTAATTGCTAGCGTACTGCTTATCGCTTACTTGGTGAGTGCGAAACCGATCTTAGAATGGATTGGCGTAGCCGCTGAGATAATTCCAATTGGCAGTGACTATGCGTTTGCCCTCGCCTTTGGTGTACCGGGTATTGCCCTGTTCTACACCTTGAACGGCTTCTGTGAAGGAATGAACAACACCAAAGTACCAATGATCATTTCGGTAATTGGTTTGCTGATTAATATTCCAGTCAACTACGTGCTTATCTACGGTAAGTTCGGCTTCCCTGAAATGGGCGCTGTCGGTTGTGGTTGGGCGACAAGCTTGGTGTATTGGTTGATGTCGGGAATGCTGTATTCCTACATTAAAGGCCATCACCACTACAAGACCATCATCAACTTTTCAGATGCGAAGCCAAAAGCAAAAGAGATGCTTCACCTTCTAAGATTAGGTTTACCTATCGGAATGAACATCGCGGTATGTGGCAGTATCTTTGCGGTTATCGCTCTTATGATCGGCCGTATTGGTGCAGAGAACGTGGCAGCAGCACAAATTGCACTGAATATATCGAGCCTAACTTACGTGATTCCAATGAGTATCTCATTTGGCATTACGATTCGTGTTGGACATGCATTAGGTGAGAAAGACGAACTAGGCGCAATTGAACGCAGCAAAGTCGGCATTTTGGTTGCCGCGTTGATTTCATTACTTTCAGTTGCGATGTTCCTGCTGTTCCCTGAGTGGATCATTAGACTTTACACGACCGACCCTGCGATAAGTGCAACGGCAGCAGTATTGTTGACCTTTACGGCTATGTACCAGTTCAGCGATGCATTACAAACGTCTGCTAACGGTGCATTACGTGGCTATAAAGATACTAAGATCCCAATGATCTTAGCCATCGCTTCATACTGGGGCTTAGCATTACCACTTGGTATGGTGTTGGGCTTAACAGACCACATTGTTCCTGCAATGGGTGAAGAAGGCTTTTGGATAGGTATTCTAACGGGCTTGAGCGTTTCAGCAACGCTGATGTTAATTCGCTTGCGATACGTGATTAAGAAGCGTGACTTGCCACCAGTAAGTGCTCCATTGGCAAACTAA
- the gcvH gene encoding glycine cleavage system protein GcvH, translating to MDNTLKFADSHEWVKDNGDGTVTIGISEHAQEMLGDVVFVDLPDTGDEIEAGESFSLVESVKAASDIYAPISGEIVEINEELEDSPELINEESYEGGWIVKVKMSDASELNNLKDAEEYLSSIEED from the coding sequence ATGGACAATACACTAAAGTTTGCAGACAGCCACGAGTGGGTAAAAGACAACGGTGACGGTACTGTAACTATCGGTATTTCTGAGCACGCTCAAGAGATGCTAGGTGACGTTGTGTTTGTTGACCTGCCTGACACTGGAGACGAAATCGAAGCTGGCGAAAGCTTCTCTCTAGTTGAATCAGTGAAAGCAGCTTCTGATATCTACGCACCAATCTCTGGCGAAATCGTAGAAATCAACGAAGAATTAGAAGATAGCCCTGAGTTAATTAACGAAGAATCTTATGAAGGTGGTTGGATTGTTAAAGTGAAGATGTCTGATGCATCTGAACTAAACAACCTTAAAGATGCGGAAGAATACCTAAGCTCTATCGAAGAAGACTAA
- a CDS encoding serine hydroxymethyltransferase, with protein sequence MNAYQNHSLDSFFTTNLSGTDDAVFAGIQAENTRQNEQIELIASENIVSKAVMQAQGTCLTNKYAEGYPGRRYYGGCEHVDTVEAIAIERAKQLFKCEYVNVQPHSGAQANGAVKLALLQPGDTILGMSLDAGGHLTHGARPAMSGKWFNAVQYGVDRDTLEIDYEAVRALAIESQPKMIIAGGSAIPRVIDFAKFREIADEVGAILMVDMAHIAGLIATGAHPSPLPHAHVVTTTTHKTLRGPRGGMILTNHEDINKKINSAVFPGLQGGPLMHVIAAKAVAFGEALGPEFNTYIDSVIDNAKVLAEVLQTRGCDIVTGGTDTHLMLVDLRPKGLKGNVTEEALERAGITCNKNGIPFDTEKPMITSGIRLGTPAGTSRGFGTEEFKLIGEWIGDVLDGLVESPEGNAEVEQRVRKQVKELCKRFPLYR encoded by the coding sequence ATGAACGCTTACCAAAACCATAGCTTAGACAGTTTTTTCACTACGAACTTATCTGGTACTGACGACGCAGTATTTGCTGGAATCCAAGCAGAGAACACTCGTCAAAACGAACAAATCGAACTTATTGCTTCTGAGAACATCGTTTCTAAAGCAGTAATGCAAGCTCAAGGCACCTGCCTAACCAACAAATACGCAGAAGGCTACCCAGGCCGTCGCTACTACGGTGGTTGTGAGCACGTAGATACCGTTGAAGCTATCGCGATTGAACGTGCTAAACAGCTGTTCAAATGTGAATACGTAAACGTACAGCCTCACTCTGGCGCTCAAGCAAACGGCGCAGTTAAACTTGCCCTACTTCAACCTGGCGACACTATCCTAGGTATGTCCCTTGACGCTGGTGGCCACCTTACACACGGTGCGCGCCCTGCAATGTCTGGTAAGTGGTTCAACGCTGTTCAATATGGCGTAGACCGCGACACTCTTGAAATCGATTACGAAGCGGTTCGCGCTTTAGCAATCGAAAGCCAACCTAAAATGATTATTGCTGGTGGTAGTGCTATCCCACGCGTTATTGATTTCGCTAAGTTCCGTGAAATCGCTGACGAAGTTGGCGCTATCCTAATGGTCGATATGGCACACATCGCGGGTCTTATCGCGACAGGTGCTCACCCTAGCCCACTACCACACGCGCACGTTGTTACAACAACAACGCACAAAACACTTCGTGGCCCACGCGGCGGTATGATTCTTACGAACCACGAAGACATCAACAAAAAAATCAACTCTGCAGTGTTCCCAGGCCTTCAAGGCGGCCCACTAATGCACGTTATCGCGGCTAAAGCAGTGGCGTTTGGCGAAGCACTTGGCCCAGAATTTAATACTTATATTGATTCAGTGATCGACAACGCAAAAGTTCTTGCTGAAGTGTTGCAAACTCGCGGTTGTGACATTGTGACTGGCGGAACAGACACGCACCTAATGTTGGTTGACCTTCGTCCTAAGGGCTTGAAAGGTAACGTAACTGAAGAAGCATTAGAGCGTGCAGGGATCACATGTAACAAAAATGGCATACCATTCGACACAGAGAAGCCTATGATTACTTCGGGTATTCGTTTAGGTACGCCAGCTGGAACCAGTCGTGGTTTTGGCACTGAAGAATTCAAACTTATCGGTGAATGGATCGGCGATGTACTTGATGGCTTAGTTGAAAGCCCTGAAGGCAACGCTGAAGTTGAGCAACGTGTTCGCAAGCAAGTTAAAGAGCTTTGCAAGCGCTTCCCTCTTTATCGTTAA
- the gcvT gene encoding glycine cleavage system aminomethyltransferase GcvT, producing the protein MTQEHANQDLLTTPLHALHVEEGAKMVPFAGYDMPVQYPLGVKKEHLHTRDAAGLFDVSHMGQLRLHGANAAAVLESLVPVDIIDLPSGKQRYAFFTNEQGGIMDDLMVANLGDHLFVVVNAACKTQDIDHLTAHLPADVEMEVIDDRALLALQGPKASEVLARFQPSVADMLFMDVQKVDIDGVECIVSRSGYTGEDGYEISVPNDHAEALARKLTAEAEVEWIGLGARDSLRLECGLCLYGHDLDTTTTPVEASLLWGIQKVRRTDGERAGGFPGADIILEQIATKDVQRKRVGLVGQTKAPVREGAELFDAEDNKIGVVTSGTAGPNAGKPVSMAYVRTDLAAIGTEVFADVRGKKLPMTVEKMPFVPQRYYRG; encoded by the coding sequence ATGACTCAAGAACACGCTAATCAAGACCTACTAACAACACCACTGCATGCACTTCACGTTGAAGAGGGTGCAAAAATGGTTCCTTTCGCTGGCTACGATATGCCAGTTCAGTACCCACTAGGTGTAAAGAAAGAGCACTTACACACTCGTGATGCTGCCGGTCTTTTTGATGTTTCTCACATGGGGCAACTTCGTCTTCATGGCGCGAACGCAGCTGCTGTCTTAGAATCTTTGGTTCCTGTAGATATTATTGACCTTCCTTCTGGTAAGCAGCGCTATGCGTTCTTTACTAATGAGCAGGGCGGCATTATGGATGATCTGATGGTTGCTAACCTAGGCGATCACCTGTTTGTTGTTGTGAACGCAGCATGCAAGACACAAGATATCGACCATCTAACTGCGCACCTTCCTGCTGACGTAGAAATGGAAGTGATTGATGATCGCGCTCTATTAGCACTTCAAGGCCCTAAAGCGTCTGAAGTTTTAGCTCGTTTCCAACCAAGTGTTGCAGACATGCTGTTCATGGACGTCCAAAAAGTTGATATCGACGGCGTTGAATGCATCGTAAGCCGCAGTGGTTACACGGGTGAAGATGGCTATGAGATTTCAGTACCGAACGATCACGCAGAAGCGCTAGCGCGTAAGCTAACTGCAGAAGCTGAAGTAGAGTGGATTGGCCTTGGCGCTCGTGACTCACTTCGTCTTGAGTGTGGTCTATGTCTATACGGTCATGACCTAGATACAACAACTACTCCAGTAGAAGCAAGCCTTCTATGGGGTATTCAAAAAGTGCGTCGTACTGACGGTGAACGTGCAGGCGGCTTCCCTGGCGCTGATATCATCCTTGAGCAAATCGCAACGAAAGATGTTCAACGCAAACGTGTTGGTCTAGTAGGTCAAACTAAAGCGCCAGTACGTGAAGGCGCAGAGCTGTTTGATGCTGAAGACAACAAGATTGGCGTTGTAACAAGTGGTACTGCTGGCCCTAACGCTGGTAAGCCTGTTTCTATGGCGTACGTTCGTACAGACCTAGCAGCAATTGGTACTGAAGTATTCGCTGACGTTCGTGGCAAGAAGCTACCAATGACAGTAGAAAAAATGCCTTTCGTGCCTCAACGTTACTACCGTGGCTAA
- the arfB gene encoding alternative ribosome rescue aminoacyl-tRNA hydrolase ArfB, producing MLQISNSVSIQDWELQLTAIRAQGAGGQNVNKVSSAIHLRFDIKHSTLPDFYKEKLLAHKDSRITKDGVIIIKAQQYRTQEQNRDDALVRLKELILEATKVQKVRRATKPTRGSQKRRLEGKKQRSTTKQLRGRVE from the coding sequence ATGTTACAAATATCTAACTCTGTTTCGATTCAAGACTGGGAACTCCAGTTAACTGCGATCAGAGCACAAGGAGCCGGCGGCCAAAACGTCAATAAAGTATCGAGCGCGATACATTTACGCTTTGACATCAAGCACTCCACCCTACCTGATTTCTATAAAGAAAAACTCCTAGCGCACAAAGATAGCCGCATCACTAAAGATGGCGTGATTATCATTAAGGCGCAGCAGTATAGAACTCAAGAACAAAACCGAGATGATGCTTTGGTGCGTTTGAAAGAACTGATCTTGGAAGCAACAAAGGTTCAAAAAGTAAGACGAGCAACTAAGCCGACGCGTGGCTCTCAAAAAAGACGTTTAGAAGGTAAGAAGCAAAGAAGTACCACTAAACAACTGCGTGGAAGAGTAGAATAA
- a CDS encoding helix-turn-helix transcriptional regulator, with translation MSQEPIIMALIDRRKLANLSQEKLASSAGMSLKTYQRIERGEADIKMSQYRSITRTLKVTDLDVVLDIVGASQATAEDVAAVSRLLTSEERMLLIKLILSVKK, from the coding sequence ATGTCACAAGAACCCATAATCATGGCGCTGATTGATCGCAGGAAGCTCGCTAATTTGTCGCAAGAAAAATTGGCCTCAAGTGCGGGAATGAGTTTAAAAACTTATCAACGTATTGAACGTGGTGAAGCTGACATCAAAATGTCCCAGTATCGTTCTATTACTAGAACCTTAAAAGTGACGGATTTGGATGTCGTGCTTGATATTGTTGGCGCATCGCAAGCCACGGCGGAAGATGTTGCAGCGGTCAGTCGTTTACTGACCAGCGAAGAGAGAATGTTGTTGATCAAACTGATTTTATCGGTCAAAAAATAG
- a CDS encoding type II secretion system protein: MKKNGFTLMELIIVIVILGVLAVTAAPRFLNIQESAREAVLEGVAGAMEGVITQVTSKAIIVGLNPSAENPDDQSNYVIDFGIGRVEVDWGTLCPESEGESGDALNMLHFLTLSDDDSIISELGNRHTVVGFTQPFSQADLDRNNITDDALPSGCYVLYDSFGGRTSGDTCPVDGCECTVRVMNDEC, encoded by the coding sequence ATGAAGAAAAACGGATTTACTTTAATGGAATTAATCATTGTCATCGTGATACTTGGAGTCTTGGCCGTTACAGCAGCTCCGAGGTTTCTTAATATCCAAGAGTCAGCGAGAGAAGCGGTACTTGAAGGTGTTGCGGGTGCAATGGAAGGGGTCATCACTCAGGTAACCTCAAAGGCAATTATTGTTGGACTTAACCCTAGTGCGGAAAACCCAGATGACCAAAGTAACTATGTGATCGATTTCGGTATCGGTAGAGTTGAAGTTGACTGGGGAACACTTTGCCCTGAAAGTGAAGGTGAATCAGGAGATGCGTTAAATATGCTCCACTTCCTAACTTTGTCAGATGATGACAGTATAATCTCTGAATTAGGCAACAGACACACGGTAGTGGGATTTACTCAGCCATTCAGTCAAGCTGACCTTGACAGAAATAACATAACTGATGATGCCTTACCCTCGGGTTGTTATGTTCTTTACGATTCTTTTGGTGGCAGGACAAGTGGAGACACATGTCCAGTAGATGGTTGTGAGTGTACAGTTCGTGTTATGAACGATGAGTGTTAA